One genomic window of Stigmatella ashevillena includes the following:
- a CDS encoding serine/threonine-protein kinase, producing the protein MNNLTPETLPCGTVLGSWQVDGRAGYGTYGVVYRAHQSGQTEAQPVALKLARYPNDPRFEREAGLLARIQHAGVPRLLGRGTWKGGPRGDTHPYVVMQWVEGLRLYDWAKEHSSSSSQTLRLLAQVARALEATHAVQGLHRDVKGDNVLVSPEGRAFLMDFGCGTWEGAAPLTQGLLAPGTKLYRSAQALRFHWNHRHAASPQYQATPADDVYALGVTAYHLCTGIYPPLATAPTPVGDDGRDTQEALAPPSQVKPLAPSLESVILRMLSDKPQDRGSAGELAAAMESLAAGAGAEATEPLSPSHSVEPSEAVSPPATEARPGRPWHSGLLPLAAGLLLAVSGSLNLEGLLDPLSSMRDGGTGGVGDAAMAELPVPNSPQEPKVNGLTLDMPKEPLRGQRRPPCPRLQTSIRGGCWVEIVQASPPCGESFYEWKGACYVPVGVPPRPNTSDKY; encoded by the coding sequence GTGAACAACCTCACTCCCGAGACGCTTCCGTGCGGTACCGTCTTGGGCTCATGGCAGGTGGATGGCCGTGCAGGCTATGGCACGTATGGGGTGGTCTACCGGGCGCACCAGTCGGGGCAGACAGAAGCCCAGCCCGTGGCGCTCAAGCTGGCGCGCTACCCGAATGATCCCCGGTTCGAGCGCGAGGCGGGACTGCTGGCGCGGATTCAGCACGCCGGTGTCCCTCGCCTGTTGGGACGGGGCACGTGGAAAGGGGGCCCCCGGGGAGACACCCATCCCTATGTGGTGATGCAGTGGGTGGAAGGCCTCCGGTTGTACGACTGGGCCAAGGAGCATTCTTCCTCATCATCCCAGACGTTGCGGCTGCTGGCCCAGGTGGCGAGGGCGCTGGAGGCCACCCACGCGGTGCAAGGGCTTCACCGGGACGTGAAAGGGGACAACGTACTGGTCAGTCCCGAGGGCCGAGCCTTCCTCATGGACTTCGGATGTGGCACCTGGGAAGGAGCCGCCCCACTCACCCAGGGGCTGTTGGCTCCTGGCACCAAGCTCTATCGCAGTGCCCAGGCGCTGCGGTTCCACTGGAACCACCGCCACGCGGCCAGCCCTCAGTACCAAGCCACACCCGCAGATGATGTGTACGCGCTGGGGGTGACGGCCTACCACCTGTGCACGGGAATCTACCCACCCCTGGCGACGGCCCCCACCCCCGTGGGGGATGATGGACGAGACACCCAGGAGGCGCTGGCGCCTCCGAGCCAGGTGAAGCCGCTGGCGCCCTCGTTGGAGTCTGTCATCCTCCGCATGCTTTCCGACAAGCCCCAGGACCGAGGTAGCGCCGGTGAGCTGGCCGCCGCCATGGAGTCCTTGGCGGCGGGAGCCGGGGCTGAAGCCACTGAGCCGCTGAGCCCAAGCCATTCCGTCGAGCCCTCTGAAGCCGTAAGCCCACCGGCCACTGAGGCTCGCCCTGGGAGGCCGTGGCACAGCGGACTCCTTCCCTTGGCCGCCGGGCTTCTCCTCGCGGTCTCAGGGAGCCTGAACTTGGAGGGACTCTTGGATCCTCTCTCCAGTATGAGGGATGGTGGAACCGGAGGCGTGGGAGACGCGGCCATGGCGGAGTTGCCGGTGCCCAACTCGCCACAAGAGCCCAAGGTGAATGGGCTGACCCTCGACATGCCCAAGGAGCCTTTACGGGGACAACGTCGTCCACCGTGCCCGCGCTTACAGACAAGCATACGGGGAGGATGTTGGGTTGAAATCGTTCAAGCCTCTCCTCCTTGCGGAGAGAGTTTTTACGAGTGGAAGGGAGCCTGTTACGTTCCAGTCGGTGTGCCGCCAAGGCCCAACACATCGGACAAATACTAA
- the uvrA gene encoding excinuclease ABC subunit UvrA, which yields MSRRSKAPSQKTQDPGGVAKAVQVRGAREHNLKNIDVDIPRDALVVFTGVSGSGKSSLAFGTLYAEAQRRYFESVAPYARRLMDQVGVPEVDSIEGLPPAVALQQQRGSPTTRSSVGSVTTLSNSLRLLYSRAGHYPPDQPHLAAEAFSPNTPAGACPRCHGLGRVYEVTERSMVPDDTLTIRERAVAAWPPAWHGQNLRDILVTLGYDVDRPWRELPQKDRDWILFTEEHPTVPVYAGFTPAETRQALKRKESPSYMGTFTSARRYVLQTFATTESASIKKRVARYLLSTECPECEGKRLRREALSVTFAGLDIGELSRLPLGRVAEVLRPTAEGTAPGMGKWRREHPEKALVAERFTQDLLGRIQVLTQLGLGYLSLERSTPTLSPGELQRLRLATQIRSQLFGVVYVLDEPSAGLHPADTQALLAALEQLKGAGNSLFVVEHEVDVIREADWIVDVGPAAGEQGGHVLYSGPPEGLEAIEASQTRRYLLGHGKGARRTPRAPQGWLRLEGVSRNNLHNLEVRFPLGVFTSVTGISGSGKSSLVSQVLVELVSKHLGHEFAPEEEEGEELERTPTLTLGGRITEGMAGVTRLVRVDQKPIGRTPRSNLATYTGLFDSVRKLFAATKAARARHYDAGRFSFNVPKGRCETCEGEGFVSVELIFLPDVFAPCPTCHGARYNAKTLEIQYKDKNIAEVLGMTVDGAYAFFKDEPHLTRSLGVLREVGLGYLRLGQPATELSGGEAQRIKLATELQRVQRGNTLYVLDEPTTGLHPADVEKLLVQLNGLVDQGNTIILVEHDMRVVSQSDWVIDIGPGAGDEGGRVVAAGTPEEVSRLTKSRTAPFLERFLSKEG from the coding sequence ATGTCCAGACGCAGCAAAGCTCCTTCCCAGAAGACGCAGGATCCGGGTGGCGTGGCGAAGGCCGTCCAGGTCCGGGGCGCCCGCGAGCACAACCTCAAGAACATCGACGTGGACATCCCCCGCGATGCGCTGGTCGTCTTCACGGGCGTGTCGGGCTCGGGCAAGTCGTCGCTCGCGTTCGGGACGCTCTACGCCGAGGCGCAGCGGCGCTATTTCGAGTCCGTGGCCCCCTATGCCCGGCGCCTGATGGATCAAGTGGGAGTGCCCGAGGTGGACTCCATCGAGGGCCTGCCCCCGGCGGTGGCCCTCCAGCAGCAGCGGGGCAGCCCGACGACCCGCTCCTCGGTGGGCAGCGTCACCACGCTGTCGAACTCCCTGCGGCTGCTCTACTCGCGGGCGGGCCACTATCCGCCGGATCAACCACACTTGGCTGCGGAAGCGTTCTCCCCGAACACGCCCGCGGGGGCCTGTCCCCGGTGCCACGGGCTGGGCCGGGTCTACGAGGTGACCGAACGCTCGATGGTGCCCGATGACACGCTCACCATTCGCGAGCGAGCGGTCGCCGCGTGGCCGCCCGCGTGGCATGGCCAGAACCTCCGGGACATCCTGGTGACGCTGGGCTACGACGTGGATCGCCCCTGGCGGGAGCTGCCCCAGAAGGACCGGGACTGGATCCTCTTCACGGAGGAGCATCCCACCGTGCCGGTGTACGCGGGCTTCACCCCCGCGGAAACGCGCCAGGCGCTCAAGCGCAAGGAGAGCCCCAGCTACATGGGGACGTTCACGAGCGCCCGCCGGTACGTGCTGCAGACGTTCGCCACCACGGAGAGCGCATCGATCAAGAAGCGGGTGGCGCGGTACCTCCTGAGCACCGAGTGCCCGGAATGCGAGGGCAAGCGGCTGCGGCGCGAGGCCCTCTCGGTGACGTTCGCGGGGCTCGACATCGGCGAGCTGTCGAGGTTGCCGCTGGGCCGCGTGGCGGAGGTGCTGCGCCCCACGGCGGAGGGAACCGCGCCAGGGATGGGGAAGTGGAGGCGGGAGCACCCGGAGAAAGCGCTCGTCGCCGAGCGGTTCACCCAGGACCTGCTGGGGCGAATCCAGGTGTTGACCCAGCTCGGGCTGGGCTACCTCTCGCTGGAGCGCAGCACGCCCACGCTCTCGCCCGGAGAGCTCCAGCGGCTGAGGCTCGCCACGCAGATCCGCTCCCAACTGTTCGGAGTGGTGTACGTGCTCGACGAGCCGTCCGCGGGGCTCCATCCGGCGGACACGCAGGCGCTCCTGGCGGCGCTCGAGCAACTGAAGGGCGCGGGCAACTCGCTCTTCGTGGTGGAGCACGAGGTGGATGTGATCCGCGAGGCGGACTGGATCGTGGACGTGGGACCGGCGGCGGGGGAGCAGGGGGGACACGTGCTCTACAGCGGCCCGCCCGAGGGGCTCGAAGCCATCGAGGCCTCCCAGACGCGCCGCTATCTGCTCGGACACGGCAAGGGGGCAAGACGAACCCCCCGAGCCCCCCAGGGGTGGTTGCGCCTGGAAGGGGTCAGCCGCAACAACCTGCACAACCTGGAGGTCCGCTTCCCGCTGGGCGTGTTCACGTCCGTGACGGGGATTTCGGGCTCGGGCAAGTCGAGCCTCGTGAGCCAGGTGCTGGTGGAGCTGGTGTCGAAACACCTGGGCCACGAGTTTGCCCCGGAGGAGGAGGAGGGCGAGGAACTGGAGCGGACTCCCACCCTGACCTTGGGGGGCCGCATCACGGAGGGGATGGCGGGCGTGACGCGGCTGGTGCGAGTCGATCAGAAACCGATCGGGCGCACCCCGCGCTCCAATCTGGCGACGTACACGGGACTCTTCGACAGCGTTCGCAAGCTCTTTGCCGCGACGAAGGCCGCGCGGGCCCGGCACTACGATGCGGGACGTTTCTCGTTCAACGTGCCCAAGGGCCGCTGCGAGACCTGCGAAGGGGAGGGCTTTGTCAGCGTCGAGCTGATCTTCCTGCCCGATGTCTTCGCACCCTGTCCCACGTGCCACGGCGCCCGCTACAACGCGAAGACGCTGGAAATCCAATACAAGGACAAGAACATCGCCGAGGTGCTGGGGATGACGGTGGACGGGGCGTATGCGTTCTTCAAGGACGAGCCGCACCTGACCCGGTCCTTGGGGGTCTTGAGGGAAGTGGGCCTGGGATATTTGCGGCTGGGCCAACCTGCGACCGAGCTGTCCGGGGGCGAGGCGCAGCGGATCAAACTGGCGACCGAGTTGCAGCGGGTGCAGCGTGGCAACACGCTCTACGTACTGGATGAGCCCACGACGGGTCTGCACCCGGCGGACGTCGAGAAGCTCCTGGTGCAGCTCAATGGGCTGGTGGACCAGGGCAACACCATCATCCTGGTCGAGCACGACATGCGCGTCGTCTCGCAGAGTGATTGGGTCATTGATATCGGCCCAGGGGCTGGAGACGAGGGGGGGAGGGTGGTAGCGGCCGGAACACCGGAGGAGGTCTCCCGGCTGACCAAGAGCCGCACCGCGCCCTTCTTAGAGCGTTTCCTTTCAAAGGAGGGCTGA
- a CDS encoding M14 family metallopeptidase, which yields MITEVWDTVRFRELPPLPLVRHGQVEAWVRRLLEMAPGLFQAEIAGHSVEGRALHHVWFGSGPRHVLLWSQMHGDEPTATTALFELFEYIRCYREAPRVEALLTGLTVHAVPMLNPDGAERFQRVNAQGIDINRDALMLQTPEGRTLKALRDRLQPCLGFNLHNQDWRNAVEKTRKPATISLLAPAFDEARGDNAGRVFAKKVCAVIRDALESLIPGQIGRFNDAFEVRAFGDNIGRWGTPTVLIETGPWPTADHDEVLRRLNVVALVSALEAVASGKVEDADVGRYESIPWNESKGLLRLVVKGAQVFGEAGDAFTADLGVAASPAVREREGKAVAVMAGEIAELGDLRVFGALETVEAEGLTVVPLLPGALKEGDTVPLPPRRNCTVRVGHPAELVLLRPDARPGMWNVERIIRFER from the coding sequence TTGATCACCGAAGTTTGGGACACCGTCCGCTTTCGGGAATTGCCTCCGTTGCCGCTCGTGCGCCACGGGCAGGTGGAAGCCTGGGTGCGCCGTCTCCTGGAGATGGCGCCCGGGCTGTTCCAGGCAGAGATCGCGGGACACTCGGTGGAAGGGCGGGCGCTCCACCATGTCTGGTTTGGGAGCGGCCCCCGGCACGTGTTGCTCTGGTCCCAGATGCATGGGGATGAGCCGACCGCGACGACGGCGCTGTTCGAATTGTTTGAATACATCCGATGTTATCGCGAGGCCCCCCGGGTGGAGGCGCTGCTCACGGGGCTCACCGTGCACGCCGTGCCCATGCTCAACCCGGATGGGGCCGAGCGCTTCCAGCGGGTGAACGCCCAGGGAATCGATATCAACCGGGATGCGCTGATGCTCCAGACGCCCGAGGGCCGGACGCTCAAGGCCCTCCGGGATCGGCTCCAGCCTTGTTTGGGCTTCAACCTTCACAACCAGGATTGGCGCAACGCGGTGGAGAAGACCCGGAAGCCGGCCACCATCTCGCTGCTGGCCCCCGCGTTCGACGAGGCGCGCGGTGACAACGCGGGGCGGGTGTTCGCCAAGAAGGTCTGTGCGGTCATCCGGGACGCGCTCGAGTCGCTCATTCCAGGGCAGATCGGCCGGTTCAACGATGCCTTCGAGGTCCGGGCGTTCGGGGACAACATCGGCCGCTGGGGCACGCCCACGGTGCTCATCGAGACCGGACCCTGGCCCACGGCGGACCATGACGAGGTGCTGCGCCGGCTGAACGTCGTGGCCTTGGTCTCGGCGCTGGAGGCGGTGGCGAGCGGGAAGGTGGAGGATGCAGACGTGGGACGCTACGAGTCGATCCCATGGAACGAGAGCAAGGGGTTGCTGCGCCTCGTGGTGAAGGGAGCACAGGTCTTCGGTGAGGCGGGGGACGCCTTCACGGCGGACCTTGGGGTGGCGGCGAGCCCGGCGGTGCGGGAGAGGGAAGGCAAGGCCGTCGCGGTGATGGCGGGAGAGATCGCCGAGCTGGGCGACCTGCGGGTCTTCGGGGCCCTCGAAACGGTGGAGGCCGAGGGGCTCACGGTGGTGCCGCTGCTGCCCGGAGCGCTGAAGGAGGGGGACACGGTGCCCCTGCCTCCGAGGAGAAATTGCACGGTGCGTGTGGGGCACCCCGCGGAACTGGTGTTGCTGCGCCCGGACGCGCGGCCTGGGATGTGGAACGTCGAACGGATCATCCGTTTCGAGCGTTAG
- a CDS encoding Ig-like domain-containing protein has protein sequence MKRLFNPLVLAATLSFAAGCQKVEKIEVKPAQVTFSTAGQKTSLQARALTADGKPVEDSKFEFSSSDGKVAQVDPSGAVTAGKSGSATLTVKSGEKSATVPVTVSIPAAITVKGAPLTLTGLESVATVDSQVQDDAGQAVQNAAVAFASADSAIVEVKGNQLIAKGVGTTSVTATSGELKQAFDVTVALPEISAVAIEAVPATLKVGESTTLAAVAKGSDGAAIKGVSFSYTSSDEKIATVDASGTVKAVKPGSATITAAGAGKSTEAKLTIKKK, from the coding sequence ATGAAGCGGTTGTTCAATCCCCTGGTGCTCGCCGCCACGCTGTCGTTCGCGGCCGGCTGCCAGAAGGTCGAGAAGATCGAAGTCAAGCCCGCGCAAGTCACCTTCTCCACCGCCGGGCAGAAGACGTCCCTGCAGGCCCGCGCGCTCACCGCGGATGGCAAGCCGGTGGAAGACTCCAAGTTCGAGTTCTCCTCCAGCGACGGCAAGGTCGCCCAGGTCGATCCCTCCGGCGCGGTCACCGCGGGCAAGAGCGGCTCGGCCACCCTCACCGTCAAGAGTGGCGAGAAGAGCGCCACGGTGCCCGTCACCGTGAGCATCCCGGCGGCCATCACCGTGAAGGGCGCCCCCCTCACCCTCACCGGGCTCGAGAGCGTGGCCACCGTGGACAGCCAGGTGCAGGATGATGCCGGTCAGGCCGTTCAGAATGCCGCGGTGGCGTTCGCCAGCGCCGACAGCGCCATTGTCGAGGTGAAGGGCAACCAGCTCATCGCCAAGGGCGTGGGCACCACCTCCGTGACGGCCACCTCCGGCGAGCTCAAGCAGGCGTTCGATGTCACCGTGGCCCTGCCGGAGATCTCCGCGGTCGCGATCGAGGCGGTTCCCGCCACCTTGAAGGTCGGGGAGAGCACCACCCTGGCCGCCGTGGCCAAGGGCAGCGACGGCGCCGCCATCAAGGGCGTCAGCTTCTCCTACACCTCCAGCGACGAGAAGATCGCCACCGTGGACGCCTCCGGCACCGTGAAGGCCGTGAAGCCCGGCTCCGCCACCATCACCGCCGCGGGCGCTGGCAAGAGCACCGAGGCGAAGCTCACCATCAAGAAGAAGTAA
- a CDS encoding M20/M25/M40 family metallo-hydrolase — MKRSLPLLALISCATPSTSGPTTGAAAAPVAALRPEEVHLADLRQLTFGGENAEAYWSFDGKQLSFQANRGDMGCDRIFRMTVDPFSETQVSSGKGATTCAHFLPGDQELIYASTHLGGDACPPKPDRSMGYVWALYDTYDVFKANADGSGVKRLTETPGYDAEGTVCAKDGSILFTSTRDGDIDLYRMDKEGGNVRRLTNTPGYDGGAFFNADCSKIVWRASRPRPGKELEDYQGLLARGLVRPSKLELYVANGDGSEARQITWLNAASFAPFFHPNGQRILFSSNHGDPKGREFDIWAVNVDGSNLERITTAPGFDGFPMFSPDGKWLAFSSNRATAPGQGDTNVFLARWVEDAAPVTSVQTAADRVAKDAAFLAAAEQEGRGIGTKGLEAAGAYIEKRFGDLGLKPLGDTGTFRQAFPVTVSVKPGPKTQVALGGTALPADAYTVLGFSGQGVAQGPLVLAGYGISEPSLKVDDYAKLDVKGKIAVVRRFVPDSPEFSETEKQRRYGDLRHKAWVAREKGAKAVVVVDWPVAPSSQPKEWAMPSEAALPSSAAEGPSDAGLPVIVVKRSALEPLMARLTGGKRVEARLEVQLELEKQQAFNVAGLMEAGHGKQPGVVVIGAHYDHLGYGGRNSLAPDKHEPHVGADDNASGVAALLEIARHLNEKRSQLRRDVLFLAFSAEESGVLGSTHFTRVRGDAGMKDVAAMLNLDMVGRLRGNKLSVLGAESAEEWGPLVTAACEQARVECATSGDGYGPSDHSPFYAAGVPVLHFFTGAHSDYHKPSDTAQGLNAAGIAQIADITSTVALALGERGALTYRKVPSPTPQGDLRSFNASLGTVPDYAGPPNGQKGMLLAGVRAGGAAEQAGLMRGDILVKLGKHPVGSVEDLMYVLNTSKPGETVTVVVIREGKELPLPVTFQESKRPR, encoded by the coding sequence ATGAAGCGTTCTCTGCCCCTTCTTGCCCTGATCTCCTGTGCGACCCCCTCCACCTCCGGCCCCACGACGGGCGCTGCGGCCGCGCCCGTGGCGGCCTTGAGGCCCGAGGAGGTGCACCTCGCAGACCTGCGTCAGCTCACCTTCGGCGGGGAGAACGCCGAGGCCTACTGGTCCTTCGACGGAAAACAGCTCTCCTTCCAGGCGAACCGGGGGGACATGGGCTGTGACCGCATCTTCCGGATGACGGTGGATCCGTTCTCCGAGACGCAGGTGTCGAGCGGGAAGGGGGCCACGACGTGCGCCCACTTCCTGCCGGGGGACCAGGAGCTGATCTACGCCTCCACGCACCTGGGAGGCGACGCGTGCCCGCCCAAGCCAGACCGCTCGATGGGCTACGTCTGGGCGCTCTATGACACCTATGACGTGTTCAAGGCGAACGCCGATGGCAGCGGGGTGAAGCGGCTGACGGAGACGCCGGGGTACGACGCGGAAGGCACCGTCTGCGCCAAGGACGGCTCGATCCTCTTCACCTCCACCCGGGACGGGGACATCGACCTGTACCGCATGGACAAGGAGGGCGGGAACGTGCGGCGGCTGACGAACACGCCCGGCTACGACGGGGGCGCGTTCTTCAACGCCGACTGCTCGAAGATCGTCTGGCGTGCCTCGCGCCCACGGCCCGGCAAGGAGCTGGAGGACTACCAGGGGCTGCTGGCCCGGGGGCTGGTGCGGCCCTCGAAGCTCGAGCTGTACGTCGCCAACGGCGATGGCTCGGAGGCCCGGCAGATCACTTGGCTGAACGCCGCCTCGTTCGCGCCGTTCTTCCACCCCAACGGCCAGCGCATCCTCTTCTCGTCGAACCATGGGGACCCCAAGGGGCGCGAGTTCGACATCTGGGCGGTGAACGTGGATGGCTCGAACCTGGAGCGCATCACCACCGCGCCGGGCTTCGATGGCTTCCCCATGTTCTCGCCGGACGGGAAGTGGCTGGCGTTCTCCAGCAACCGGGCCACGGCACCGGGGCAGGGGGACACCAACGTCTTCCTGGCGCGCTGGGTGGAGGACGCGGCGCCGGTGACGTCCGTCCAGACCGCCGCGGACCGGGTGGCGAAGGATGCCGCGTTCCTCGCGGCCGCCGAGCAGGAGGGGCGGGGCATCGGCACGAAGGGCCTGGAAGCGGCGGGGGCCTACATTGAAAAGCGCTTTGGGGATTTGGGCCTGAAGCCCCTGGGAGACACGGGCACCTTCCGCCAGGCGTTCCCGGTGACGGTCTCGGTGAAGCCGGGGCCGAAGACGCAGGTGGCGCTGGGCGGGACGGCGCTCCCGGCGGACGCTTACACGGTGCTCGGTTTCTCCGGGCAAGGGGTGGCGCAGGGGCCGCTGGTCCTGGCGGGCTACGGCATCTCCGAGCCTTCGCTGAAGGTGGACGACTACGCGAAGCTCGACGTGAAGGGGAAGATCGCGGTGGTACGCCGCTTCGTCCCGGACAGCCCCGAGTTCTCCGAGACGGAGAAGCAGCGGCGCTATGGCGACCTGCGTCATAAGGCCTGGGTGGCGCGGGAGAAGGGCGCGAAGGCGGTCGTGGTGGTGGACTGGCCAGTGGCGCCGTCGTCGCAGCCCAAGGAGTGGGCGATGCCGTCCGAGGCCGCCCTGCCGTCCTCCGCCGCCGAGGGCCCGAGCGATGCGGGCCTCCCGGTGATCGTCGTGAAGCGCTCGGCGCTGGAGCCCCTCATGGCCCGGCTGACCGGGGGCAAGCGCGTGGAGGCGCGCCTGGAAGTGCAACTGGAGCTCGAGAAGCAGCAGGCCTTCAACGTGGCGGGGCTGATGGAGGCCGGGCACGGCAAGCAGCCCGGTGTGGTGGTGATTGGCGCGCACTACGATCACCTGGGGTACGGCGGGCGCAACTCGCTGGCCCCGGACAAGCACGAGCCCCACGTGGGCGCCGACGACAACGCCTCGGGCGTGGCGGCGCTGCTGGAGATCGCCCGGCACCTGAACGAGAAGCGCTCGCAGCTGCGCCGGGACGTGCTCTTCCTGGCCTTCTCCGCCGAGGAGTCCGGGGTGCTGGGCTCCACGCACTTCACGCGCGTGCGCGGGGACGCGGGCATGAAGGACGTGGCGGCGATGCTGAACCTGGACATGGTGGGCCGGCTGCGCGGCAACAAGCTCTCGGTGCTGGGGGCGGAGTCGGCCGAGGAGTGGGGGCCGCTCGTCACCGCCGCGTGTGAGCAGGCGCGCGTGGAGTGCGCCACCAGCGGGGACGGCTATGGCCCGAGTGACCACTCCCCCTTCTACGCTGCGGGCGTGCCGGTGCTGCACTTCTTCACCGGGGCGCACTCGGACTACCACAAGCCCTCGGACACGGCGCAGGGGCTGAACGCGGCGGGCATCGCGCAGATCGCGGACATCACCTCCACCGTCGCCCTGGCGCTGGGGGAGCGGGGGGCGCTCACCTACCGGAAGGTGCCCTCGCCGACGCCGCAGGGGGACTTGCGCAGCTTCAACGCGTCGCTGGGCACCGTGCCGGACTACGCGGGGCCGCCCAATGGGCAGAAGGGCATGCTGCTGGCGGGAGTGCGCGCGGGCGGTGCGGCGGAGCAGGCGGGCCTGATGCGGGGGGACATCCTCGTGAAGCTCGGCAAGCACCCGGTGGGGAGCGTCGAGGACCTCATGTACGTGCTCAACACCTCCAAGCCGGGCGAGACGGTGACCGTGGTGGTCATCCGGGAGGGCAAGGAGCTGCCTCTGCCGGTGACGTTCCAGGAGAGCAAGCGGCCCCGGTAG
- a CDS encoding DUF3185 family protein, whose translation MIRLVGVVLAVVGAVVLWSGLKARDSLAERATELFTGRNTDKTTLYLAGGGGALAGGILLVLFGGGGRKRR comes from the coding sequence GTGATCCGGCTTGTGGGAGTGGTGCTCGCGGTCGTGGGGGCTGTGGTGTTGTGGTCGGGTTTGAAGGCGAGGGACTCACTCGCCGAACGTGCCACGGAGCTTTTCACCGGGCGGAATACGGACAAGACCACCCTGTACCTCGCGGGAGGAGGGGGGGCCTTGGCGGGTGGAATTCTGCTGGTGCTGTTCGGAGGCGGGGGGCGTAAGCGCAGGTAA
- a CDS encoding NUDIX hydrolase: MPYTPIIGTLGYVLSPDGDKVLLIHRNARPEDAHLGKYNGLGGKMQPEEDVASCMRREIREEAAIECVEMRLRGTISWPGFGPKGEDWLGFIFRIDRFTGVPLERNPEGTLSWVPVQDIMGLPLWDGDRHFLPLVFDADPRVFHGVMPYAHGLAVSWSFTRI, translated from the coding sequence ATGCCCTACACCCCCATCATTGGCACGCTCGGCTATGTCCTGTCTCCGGACGGGGACAAGGTGCTGCTCATCCATCGCAATGCCCGCCCGGAGGATGCGCACCTGGGCAAGTACAACGGCCTCGGGGGGAAAATGCAGCCGGAGGAGGATGTGGCTTCCTGCATGCGCCGGGAAATCCGAGAAGAAGCCGCCATCGAATGCGTGGAGATGCGGCTGCGCGGGACGATCAGCTGGCCCGGCTTCGGGCCCAAAGGGGAGGATTGGCTGGGATTCATCTTCCGGATCGACCGTTTTACGGGCGTCCCGCTCGAGCGGAATCCCGAGGGAACCCTGTCCTGGGTGCCGGTCCAGGACATCATGGGCCTGCCCCTCTGGGACGGAGATCGGCACTTCCTGCCCCTGGTTTTCGACGCTGATCCACGGGTTTTCCATGGCGTCATGCCCTACGCCCACGGCCTCGCGGTCAGCTGGTCGTTTACCCGAATTTGA
- a CDS encoding oxidoreductase, giving the protein MADLPSPQKPMRVGVIGYGLSGASFHARLLAAEPAFVLSAVSTRNAEAVARDWPDARVLSVDALLEDPTLELVVITSPNDSHAALARRALLAGKHVVVEKPFTLDSGEAFQLGTLAREQNLRLTVFHNRRWDGDFLTVSQLLAEGRLGKLYSFESHFDRLRPQVKKRWKEEAGPGGGLLWDLGAHLVDQSLRLFGLPESVSADLGQQRPGAQAVDWFHLLLRYGELRVILRSGSVVHEPWPRFVLHGEEDAFIKYGLDPQEEQLKAGLLPGAQGWGAEPSERHGRLSRGGSVPTQRGRYEQFYGQLASAIHGNGEVPVTAESAAEVIRVIEAAQRSASEGRRVSLA; this is encoded by the coding sequence ATGGCGGACCTTCCTTCTCCTCAGAAGCCCATGCGCGTGGGCGTGATTGGTTACGGGCTTTCCGGCGCGAGCTTTCACGCCCGGCTGCTCGCGGCGGAGCCCGCCTTCGTCCTGAGCGCCGTCTCGACCCGAAACGCCGAGGCGGTGGCCCGGGATTGGCCCGACGCCCGGGTGCTGTCGGTGGATGCACTGCTGGAGGATCCCACGCTGGAACTGGTGGTCATCACCTCGCCCAATGACAGCCACGCGGCGCTGGCGCGGCGGGCGCTCCTGGCCGGCAAGCACGTGGTGGTGGAGAAGCCCTTCACCCTGGACTCGGGCGAGGCGTTCCAGCTGGGCACCCTGGCCCGGGAGCAGAACCTCCGGCTGACGGTGTTCCACAACCGGCGCTGGGACGGGGACTTCCTGACCGTGAGCCAGCTCCTGGCGGAGGGGCGGCTCGGGAAGCTCTACAGCTTCGAGAGCCACTTCGATCGCCTCCGGCCCCAGGTGAAGAAGCGTTGGAAGGAGGAAGCGGGGCCCGGCGGGGGGCTGCTGTGGGATCTCGGGGCCCACCTGGTGGATCAATCCCTGCGGCTGTTTGGCCTTCCCGAGTCCGTGAGCGCCGATCTGGGCCAGCAGCGCCCCGGGGCCCAGGCCGTGGACTGGTTTCACCTCTTGCTGCGGTATGGCGAGCTCCGGGTCATTCTGCGCTCGGGCTCGGTGGTGCACGAGCCTTGGCCCCGCTTCGTCCTGCATGGCGAGGAGGATGCCTTCATCAAATATGGGCTGGATCCCCAGGAGGAGCAGCTCAAGGCGGGCCTGCTGCCGGGCGCGCAAGGGTGGGGGGCCGAGCCCTCGGAGCGCCACGGCCGGTTGAGCCGCGGCGGGAGCGTCCCCACCCAGCGAGGACGCTACGAGCAGTTCTACGGTCAGCTCGCCTCCGCCATTCACGGCAACGGAGAGGTGCCCGTGACGGCGGAGAGCGCCGCGGAGGTGATCCGCGTCATCGAGGCGGCACAGCGCAGCGCCAGCGAGGGCCGGCGCGTCTCGCTGGCCTGA